The Palaemon carinicauda isolate YSFRI2023 chromosome 37, ASM3689809v2, whole genome shotgun sequence genome contains a region encoding:
- the LOC137629360 gene encoding uncharacterized protein: MKRDISSVQVHCSYTCQIQESVLRLEFNPSYASQLTCSFSYEEVASEDLVEQSGAFTWLFEATTAPTTTSFTATSTATTSTSNSASTATIPTSTSTTTTPTSTSTATTPTSTSTTTTPTSTSTTTTPTSTSTTTSPTSTSTTTTPTSTSTTTTTPTTTTTPMKACPTNFEMFEDSCYYVYCGYQKRSWHQARGECTGLGGELVKITSSAENDFVAGKISSSSHWIGLNDVNYEGTFQWSVDDSDLGSGYSRWGSGMLYSSYDCVKMIDGRWYGDNCNDDKCYICEREPS, from the exons atgaagagagatataagttcagtACAAGTCCACTgttcatatacctgtcaaattcaggaatctgttcttagacttgaattcAACCCATCATACGCCA GTCAGCTGACTTGTTCCTTTAGCTACGAAGAAGTTGCCAGTGAAGATCTGGTTGAGCAATCCGGTGCTTTCACATGGCTTTTTGAAG CTACAACAGCTCCCACTACAACTTCATTTACTGCAACTTCGACGGCTACAACTTCCACTTCCAATTCAGCTTCAACAGCTACAATTCCCACTTCAACTTCAACAACTACAACCCCTACGTCAACTTCAACGGCTACAACTCCCACTTCAACTTCAACAACTACAACTCCCACTTCCACTTCAACGACTACAACCCCTACGTCAACTTCAACGACTACAAGTCCCACTTCAACTTCAACAACTACAACTCCCACTTCcacttcaactactactactactccaacCACAACTACAACTCCCATGAAAG CGTGTCCAACAAACTTCGAAATGTTTGAAGATTCCTGTTACTACGTTTATTGTGGTTACCAGAAGAGGTCTTGGCATCAGGCCCGAGGCGAATGTACTGGTTTAGGCGGAGAACTTGTGAAGATCACAAGTTCTGCCGAGAATGATTTCGTCGCAG GTAAAATTTCATCCTCTTCACACTGGATTGGATTAAATGACGTTAATTATGAAGGCACTTTTCAATGGTCTGTGGATGACAGCGATTTGGGAAGCGGTTATTCAAG atGGGGTTCTGGCATGCTCTATTCCTCCTACGACTGCGTTAAGATGATTGATGGCAGATGGTATGGTGATAATTGTAACGATGATAAAtg CTACATATGCGAACGCGAACCATCTTAA
- the LOC137629184 gene encoding low affinity immunoglobulin epsilon Fc receptor-like codes for MFEDSCYYVYCGYQKRSWHQARGECTGLGGELVKITSEAENDFVADQISSYSHWIGLNDVDYEGTFKWSVDNSDLGSGYSRWGSGTPSSYLDCVKMNDGEWYGDHCYEDKCYICEREPS; via the exons ATGTTTGAAGATTCCTGTTACTACGTTTATTGTGGTTACCAGAAGAGGTCTTGGCATCAGGCCCGAGGCGAATGTACTGGTTTAGGCGGAGAACTTGTGAAGATCACAAGTGAAGCCGAGAATGATTTCGTCGCAG ATCAAATTTCATCCTATTCACACTGGATTGGATTAAATGACGTTGATTATGAAGGCACTTTTAAATGGTCTGTGGATAACAGCGATTTGGGAAGCGGATATTCGAG ATGGGGTTCAGGCACGCCATCTTCCTACCTTGACTGCGTTAAGATGAATGATGGCGAATGGTATGGTGATCATTGTTATGAAGATAAAtg CTACATATGCGAGCGTGAACCATCTTAA